In Sphingobacteriaceae bacterium, the following proteins share a genomic window:
- a CDS encoding ribonuclease Z: MSVQTFELLILGSSSASPTSERNPSSQLLNIAERYFLIDCGEATQIQLRRFKAKFQSIDHIFISHLHGDHFFGLPGLLSSMHLLGRKQELTIYCPKELKTIIDAINSVSQTRLNYPIKWVFTQDDDLHLIFEDTKVEVYSFPLKHRIFCTGFLFKEKPFPRKIDKYKLEKFNISMADIHALKAGKDVLNLDGELIKNEDATLDPAQARSYAYCSDTIFDKSLIPFIKNVNLLYHESTFLDDNLERAAKTYHTTAKQAAEIAKLSEAKQLLLGHFSARYRNLDGFLSDAEAIFGAAMLATDGKKIKI, from the coding sequence ATGAGTGTCCAGACGTTTGAACTCCTTATTTTAGGATCCTCTTCTGCAAGTCCTACTTCCGAAAGAAATCCCAGTTCGCAATTACTCAACATTGCCGAGCGTTATTTTTTAATTGATTGCGGCGAAGCAACTCAAATTCAATTACGCCGTTTTAAGGCCAAGTTCCAGTCTATAGATCATATATTTATTTCACATTTACATGGGGATCATTTTTTTGGCTTACCTGGCTTGCTAAGTAGTATGCATCTTCTGGGACGAAAACAGGAGTTAACAATTTACTGTCCTAAAGAGCTTAAGACGATTATTGATGCGATTAATAGCGTTTCACAAACACGTTTAAATTATCCGATTAAATGGGTTTTCACTCAGGATGATGATCTGCATCTCATTTTTGAAGACACAAAAGTGGAGGTTTATTCTTTTCCTTTAAAACATCGCATTTTTTGCACAGGATTTTTATTTAAAGAAAAACCTTTTCCCCGTAAAATAGATAAATACAAATTAGAAAAGTTTAATATTTCTATGGCAGACATACATGCTTTAAAAGCGGGAAAAGATGTGCTGAATTTGGATGGCGAACTTATAAAAAATGAAGATGCGACTCTGGATCCTGCGCAGGCCAGAAGTTATGCTTATTGCAGTGATACCATTTTTGATAAAAGTTTAATTCCTTTTATAAAAAACGTAAACCTGCTTTACCACGAGTCTACTTTTTTGGACGATAATCTGGAGAGAGCTGCTAAAACCTATCATACCACTGCAAAGCAAGCTGCCGAAATTGCAAAGTTAAGTGAGGCCAAACAATTATTGCTCGGACATTTTTCAGCTCGTTACCGCAACCTGGATGGTTTTCTCAGCGACGCCGAAGCTATTTTCGGAGCCGCTATGTTGGCAACGGATGGTAAAAAAATAAAAATTTAA
- a CDS encoding nucleoside-diphosphate kinase: MTGNITFTMLKPDAVEANNIGPILAMINKAGFKILAMKYMRLTKEQAGKFYEVHKERPFYGELTEYMSGGPIVAAILSKNNAVADYRQLIGATDPSKADEGTIRKVFAKSIAANAVHGSDSNENAQIESNFFFSELERF, translated from the coding sequence ATGACAGGAAATATCACTTTTACAATGCTTAAACCAGATGCTGTTGAAGCAAACAACATCGGACCAATTTTAGCGATGATCAATAAAGCAGGATTTAAAATTCTTGCAATGAAATACATGCGTTTAACCAAAGAACAAGCCGGAAAATTTTATGAAGTTCATAAAGAGCGTCCTTTTTACGGTGAACTTACTGAGTACATGAGCGGCGGTCCCATAGTAGCAGCTATTTTGTCAAAAAATAACGCTGTAGCAGATTACCGTCAACTTATCGGTGCAACAGATCCAAGCAAAGCCGATGAAGGAACTATTCGTAAAGTATTCGCTAAATCTATTGCTGCGAATGCTGTGCATGGTAGTGACAGCAACGAAAATGCGCAAATTGAATCTAATTTTTTCTTCTCTGAATTAGAGAGATTCTAA
- the murQ gene encoding N-acetylmuramic acid 6-phosphate etherase: MKTTEADSYYNNLEQMSVPELLSNMNKEDKTVPLAVEKSIPQIEVVVEKIVERMKQGGRLFYMGAGTSGRLGIVDASECPPTYGIEQGIVVGLIAGGDEAIRKAVEFAEDDLKQGWLDLEKYSITDKDVVIGIAASGSTPYVIGALITCNEKNILTACITCNTGSELARVAKFPVEIVVGPEFVTGSTRMKSGTAQKLALNMISTSVMIKLGRVKGNKMVDMQLSNNKLVDRGTLMLMKNTGITNYEEAKVLLLKHGNVRKATEAYKAI; encoded by the coding sequence ATGAAAACTACCGAAGCCGATTCTTACTACAACAACCTTGAACAAATGAGCGTGCCTGAACTTCTTTCTAATATGAACAAGGAAGATAAAACGGTACCCTTAGCAGTGGAAAAATCTATCCCTCAAATTGAAGTAGTGGTAGAAAAAATTGTGGAGCGGATGAAGCAAGGCGGTAGACTTTTTTATATGGGAGCCGGAACCAGTGGCAGATTGGGCATTGTAGACGCGAGTGAATGTCCACCTACCTATGGCATTGAACAAGGAATTGTAGTTGGCCTGATTGCCGGTGGCGATGAAGCTATTCGCAAAGCGGTAGAGTTTGCGGAAGATGACTTAAAACAAGGGTGGCTCGATCTTGAAAAATACAGCATCACCGATAAGGATGTGGTTATTGGCATCGCCGCTTCAGGATCTACGCCTTATGTTATAGGGGCATTGATAACCTGCAACGAAAAAAATATTCTTACGGCTTGTATTACCTGTAATACTGGTAGTGAGCTAGCGAGAGTTGCTAAGTTTCCGGTGGAAATTGTTGTAGGACCTGAATTTGTTACCGGTTCTACACGTATGAAAAGCGGAACTGCTCAGAAATTGGCGCTAAACATGATCTCTACCTCCGTGATGATTAAACTGGGCCGCGTAAAGGGAAACAAAATGGTAGACATGCAATTGAGTAATAACAAACTTGTAGACCGCGGCACGCTAATGCTTATGAAGAATACAGGCATAACAAATTACGAAGAGGCAAAAGTGCTTTTACTGAAACATGGCAATGTGAGAAAGGCAACAGAAGCTTATAAGGCTATCTAA
- a CDS encoding DNA polymerase III subunit epsilon, which yields MQIKLNKALIFLDIEATGLSIGSDRIVEICLLKMNPDNSTETKTVRINPEIPIPEIVSKIHGIYDKDIVDAPTFKEVAPGLLKFIGNADFAGYNSNKYDIPLLAEEFLRAEVDFDLEGRKLVDVQNIFHFMEPRNLSAAYKFYCNKPLENAHSAEADVIATFEIFKAQLEKYEGLELKDEKGNLYQPVVNDISKLSDFSMRAKNVDLAGRIVYNEKGQEVFSFGKHKDKPVVDVFTKEPSYYSWMMNGDFPLYTKKVITKIRLGMKLL from the coding sequence ATGCAAATTAAACTTAACAAAGCCCTTATATTTTTAGACATTGAAGCAACAGGACTCAGCATAGGATCTGACCGTATTGTAGAAATTTGTCTGTTAAAAATGAATCCCGATAATAGCACGGAAACAAAAACCGTACGAATCAACCCTGAGATTCCTATTCCTGAGATTGTTTCAAAGATTCATGGTATTTATGATAAGGATATTGTAGACGCTCCAACTTTTAAGGAAGTAGCTCCAGGCCTTTTGAAGTTTATAGGTAATGCAGATTTTGCAGGGTACAATTCTAATAAGTACGACATTCCTTTGTTAGCCGAAGAATTTTTAAGAGCAGAAGTGGATTTTGATCTGGAGGGAAGGAAATTGGTGGATGTTCAGAATATTTTCCATTTTATGGAGCCAAGAAATTTAAGCGCAGCCTACAAGTTTTATTGTAATAAACCTTTAGAGAACGCTCACAGTGCGGAAGCAGATGTGATAGCAACTTTCGAGATCTTTAAAGCTCAGTTAGAAAAATATGAAGGCCTTGAATTAAAAGACGAAAAAGGAAATCTTTACCAACCTGTAGTAAACGACATTTCAAAACTCAGTGATTTTTCTATGCGTGCAAAAAATGTAGATCTTGCGGGAAGAATTGTTTACAACGAAAAAGGTCAGGAAGTTTTTAGTTTCGGAAAGCACAAAGACAAACCAGTGGTAGACGTTTTTACAAAAGAACCTTCTTATTATAGCTGGATGATGAATGGTGATTTCCCGCTTTATACAAAAAAGGTGATCACTAAAATCCGCCTCGGAATGAAATTGCTTTAG
- a CDS encoding 4-hydroxy-3-methylbut-2-enyl diphosphate reductase has translation MKTFNVPEFYRSPIIAKVKQFRKIQDPRKKDNSPTILDFGPVQYYVARHFGFCYGVENAIEIAFRALDENPGKRIFLLSEMIHNPDVNKDLTERGVQFLQDTHGHQLIPFEVLTSYDIVMIPAFGAPLPLLKLLEEKGIKTESYNTTCPFVERVWKKSETIGRTKHTIIIHGKNSHEETRSTFSRSAIDSDAVVVVRDMEESKRLAEYISGNKNQQSFEEEFKGKFTPGFTIDQHFKKLGVINQTTMLATETQEIADYFKKVMVEKYGEEKITDHYADTRDTLCYATNENQDATYGLLESDADIAIVAGGYNSSNTSHLVELCERKFPTYFISSAKEILSSTTIQHFDYPTKKMLKTENFLPSKSPLKVIITSGASCPDSILENIIHKINSFFQDVKPLDEVLKHLEPA, from the coding sequence ATGAAAACCTTTAACGTTCCTGAATTTTATAGGAGTCCGATCATTGCGAAAGTAAAACAGTTTCGTAAAATTCAGGATCCGCGTAAAAAGGACAATAGCCCGACCATACTTGATTTTGGGCCTGTGCAATATTATGTTGCGCGGCACTTTGGATTTTGTTACGGCGTGGAGAACGCGATTGAAATTGCCTTCCGGGCTTTAGATGAAAATCCGGGTAAACGTATTTTTTTATTGAGTGAGATGATCCATAATCCGGATGTAAATAAAGATCTAACCGAAAGAGGCGTTCAGTTTCTGCAGGATACGCATGGTCATCAATTGATTCCCTTTGAAGTTTTGACTTCTTACGATATTGTGATGATTCCTGCGTTTGGAGCGCCTTTGCCACTACTGAAATTATTAGAAGAAAAAGGCATTAAAACCGAATCTTACAATACTACTTGTCCTTTTGTAGAACGTGTCTGGAAAAAATCAGAAACAATAGGCAGAACAAAACATACCATTATTATCCATGGAAAAAACAGTCACGAAGAAACCCGTTCTACTTTTTCACGCAGCGCTATAGATAGCGATGCCGTTGTAGTTGTGCGTGACATGGAGGAATCGAAAAGACTGGCAGAATATATTTCAGGAAACAAAAACCAACAAAGCTTTGAAGAAGAATTTAAAGGAAAGTTCACTCCTGGATTTACAATAGATCAGCATTTCAAAAAATTAGGTGTGATCAATCAAACCACCATGCTTGCAACAGAGACGCAGGAGATCGCGGATTACTTTAAAAAAGTGATGGTAGAGAAGTATGGAGAAGAAAAGATCACTGATCATTATGCTGATACACGAGACACTTTGTGTTATGCGACTAACGAAAACCAGGACGCCACTTACGGACTTTTAGAAAGCGATGCAGACATTGCCATCGTTGCAGGGGGGTACAATAGCAGTAATACCTCGCATTTGGTAGAATTGTGTGAACGTAAATTTCCGACCTATTTTATTTCGTCAGCTAAAGAAATTCTAAGCTCAACTACCATTCAGCATTTTGATTATCCGACTAAAAAAATGCTGAAGACGGAAAATTTTCTTCCGTCGAAAAGCCCTTTGAAAGTCATTATCACTAGCGGCGCTTCTTGTCCTGATTCCATTTTAGAAAATATTATCCATAAAATAAACAGCTTTTTTCAAGACGTAAAGCCTTTAGATGAGGTGCTAAAACATTTGGAACCTGCTTAA
- a CDS encoding tyrosine recombinase XerD, producing the protein MSAWNIYYRRFKQFLQLERSMSKNTIEAYADDLKKLENYSEGFLGYQSPLSFTYKQLQGFVEWIAELGFSAATQSRIISGIKTFYKFLLLENELKQSPAELLETPKLRRKLPEFLSTEEIDKMIGCVDRSSPEGERNVAILETLYSCGLRVSELTNLKITDLHLDNDYIKIVGKGNKERLVPIGKIAKKLISSYISQVRVHLPANSRSEDIVFLNRRGGQLSRVMVFYIIKDLAEKAGIKKSLSPHTFRHSFATHLVEGGADLRAVQEMLGHESITTTEIYTHLDRQFLRDNILTYHPRNKK; encoded by the coding sequence ATGAGTGCGTGGAATATATATTACAGAAGGTTTAAGCAGTTTCTTCAACTGGAAAGATCTATGTCAAAAAACACCATTGAAGCATACGCTGACGATCTTAAAAAACTGGAGAATTATTCCGAAGGTTTTCTCGGCTATCAAAGCCCTTTAAGTTTTACCTACAAACAGTTGCAGGGCTTTGTAGAGTGGATTGCAGAGCTTGGGTTTTCTGCTGCTACACAATCGCGCATTATTTCAGGGATTAAGACTTTTTATAAATTTTTGCTGCTCGAAAACGAATTAAAACAAAGTCCTGCCGAACTTTTAGAAACTCCTAAACTCCGGAGAAAACTTCCTGAATTTTTAAGTACAGAAGAAATTGACAAGATGATTGGGTGTGTAGATCGCAGTAGTCCCGAAGGTGAAAGAAATGTTGCCATTCTTGAAACACTGTATAGTTGCGGACTGCGTGTAAGCGAATTAACTAATTTAAAAATTACAGATCTGCACCTGGATAACGATTACATTAAAATAGTAGGCAAGGGCAATAAGGAAAGACTTGTCCCTATTGGCAAGATCGCCAAAAAATTAATCAGCTCTTACATAAGCCAGGTTCGGGTGCATCTGCCGGCGAATTCCAGATCAGAAGACATTGTGTTCCTGAACAGGCGTGGTGGGCAGCTATCTCGCGTTATGGTTTTTTATATCATTAAAGATCTCGCAGAAAAAGCGGGAATCAAAAAATCGTTAAGTCCGCATACTTTTCGTCATTCTTTCGCCACGCACCTGGTAGAGGGTGGGGCAGACCTAAGAGCAGTGCAGGAAATGCTTGGACACGAAAGTATTACCACCACCGAAATATACACACACCTGGACAGGCAGTTCTTAAGAGATAACATTTTGACCTATCATCCGCGCAATAAAAAATAG
- the aroQ gene encoding type II 3-dehydroquinate dehydratase, with the protein MKILIINGPNLNLLGKRETEIYGNSTFESHYETLKKKYRDIELYYFQSNVEGELINKLHDAGFSYDGIILNAGAYTHTSIAIADAIAGIKTPVVEVHISNIFAREDYRHVSYLGAKCKGSISGFGLTGYEMALKSFLE; encoded by the coding sequence ATGAAGATACTTATTATAAACGGTCCCAACTTAAATCTTTTAGGAAAAAGAGAAACCGAAATTTACGGTAACTCTACTTTTGAAAGTCATTACGAGACATTGAAAAAAAAATACAGGGATATTGAATTATATTATTTTCAAAGTAATGTAGAAGGAGAACTCATCAATAAATTGCATGATGCAGGATTTTCTTACGATGGTATTATTCTGAATGCCGGCGCCTATACACACACTTCCATAGCCATTGCAGACGCAATTGCCGGTATAAAAACTCCGGTTGTAGAAGTTCACATCAGCAATATTTTCGCCCGCGAAGATTACAGACACGTTTCTTACTTAGGCGCAAAATGCAAAGGCAGCATTAGTGGTTTTGGTTTGACGGGCTACGAAATGGCATTGAAGAGCTTTTTAGAATAG
- a CDS encoding threonylcarbamoyl-AMP synthase, protein MLIRINDKNIPSASIYQIVNCLKDGGIIIYPTDTVYALGCDITNTKAVERICRLKGIKPEKSHFSFVCSDLSHLSEYTKAIPNHIFRVMKKALPGPYTFILEASNKVPKLLKQNKKTVGIRVPDNLICKEIVNALGNPLISTSLIDMEDDITEYFADPEIIHQQYEDKVDMVIDGGFGNLFPSTVINCSNDEFEVIREGMGSLEILA, encoded by the coding sequence GTGCTAATTCGAATCAACGATAAAAATATTCCTTCTGCTTCTATTTATCAAATAGTAAACTGTTTGAAAGACGGAGGGATTATTATTTATCCTACAGATACAGTATATGCGCTGGGTTGCGACATTACTAATACAAAAGCTGTAGAAAGAATTTGCAGACTGAAAGGCATTAAGCCCGAGAAATCTCATTTTTCTTTTGTGTGCTCTGATCTGAGTCATTTATCTGAATATACCAAGGCCATTCCCAATCATATTTTTCGTGTGATGAAAAAGGCTTTGCCGGGTCCTTATACTTTTATATTAGAAGCCAGCAACAAGGTTCCGAAATTATTGAAACAGAATAAAAAAACGGTAGGTATCCGTGTCCCTGATAATTTAATTTGTAAAGAGATCGTGAATGCGCTAGGTAATCCTTTAATTTCTACCAGTCTTATTGACATGGAAGATGATATTACCGAATATTTCGCTGACCCGGAGATTATCCATCAGCAGTACGAAGACAAGGTGGATATGGTAATTGATGGGGGCTTTGGAAACCTGTTTCCTTCTACTGTTATCAATTGTAGTAACGATGAGTTTGAAGTTATTCGCGAAGGGATGGGGAGCCTGGAGATTTTGGCTTAG
- a CDS encoding transcriptional regulator translates to MIGYKLKSLRESKGHSQEYMAIHCNIEQSSYSRLESGIIKPDFIKLRVIAKILDLDFHALIDEMAKDSA, encoded by the coding sequence ATGATCGGTTACAAATTAAAATCTCTAAGAGAGTCTAAAGGCCACTCGCAAGAATACATGGCGATACATTGCAATATAGAACAATCTTCTTATTCACGCCTTGAATCTGGAATTATTAAGCCTGATTTTATTAAATTGCGTGTCATAGCGAAAATTCTTGACCTCGATTTTCATGCGCTGATTGATGAAATGGCGAAAGATTCAGCTTAA